In Sphaeramia orbicularis chromosome 15, fSphaOr1.1, whole genome shotgun sequence, a single genomic region encodes these proteins:
- the thbs2a gene encoding thrombospondin-2 isoform X2 → MILRRSLYLLLLSFNFLHALTEDGEQEDETLFDLFEISHITRKTLGAKQFRGQNSDAPAYRFIRFDHLPPVSPPILKQILRQIQNNEGFVFVASIRQDRASRGTLIGLEGPDGRRQFEIVSNGRANTLDLVYWVDGSQNVVSFEDVDLSDSQWKNITLHVHGENANLFVGCSLIDSFILDEPFYEHLRAEGSRMYVAKGSIRENHFRGLLQNVHFIFDTPVEDVLLTRDCEVTKQDDANIVSESTEIVDVSPSITTNIIGQKTDDAGAEMCERSCEELSTMFQELKGLRVVVSNLIDGLQKVTEENTVMKEALGRMKNSKEKNMCWQDGRLFDDKEDWVVDSCTKCTCQESKIVCHQITCPPVACASPSFIDGECCPVCIPQDSDDGWSPWSEWTECTVTCGIGTQQRGRSCDATSNPCTGASIQTRKCSLGKCDSRVRQDGGWSLWSPWSSCSVTCGEGQITRIRHCNAPVPQLGGNDCEGSGRETQRCTAQPCPIDGGWGPWSPWATCSATCGGGIKSRTRECNSPQPQFGGNKCIGEASDSDGCNNQDCPIDGCLSNPCFGGVDCNSSPDGSWECGPCPAGFRGNGTHCEDINECAMVSDVCYKVGGTQRCVNTDPGFHCLPCPKRYKGTQPFGMGVEAAKKNKQVCEPENPCKDKTHNCHKYAECIYISHFSDPMYKCECRTGYAGDGFICGEDSDLDGWPNQNLVCGANATYHCKKDNCPSLPNSGQEDFDKDGQGDACDKDDDNDGILDERDNCPLLYNPRQFDFDKDEVGDRCDNCPYEHNPAQIDTDHNGEGDACAVDIDGDEILNESDNCPYVYNTDQKDTDMDGVGDQCDNCPLLHNPDQTDADNDLVGDQCDNNQDIDEDGHQNNLDNCPYVANANQADHDQDGKGDACDYDDDDDGIPDDKDNCRLTPNADQLDSDGDGRGDACKDDFDNDSIPDILDVCPENNAISVTDFRKFQMVHLDPKGTTQIDPNWVVRHQGKELVQTANSDPGIAVGFDEFSAVDFSGTMYVNTDRDDDYAGFVFGYQSSGRFYVVMWKQITQTYWEDKPSKAFGISGVSLKVVNSTTGTGENLRNALWHTGNTPGQVRTLWHDPKNIGWKDYTAYRWHLIHRPKTGFIRVVVYEGKQIMADSGPVYDKTFAGGRLGLFVFSQELVFFSDLKYECRDN, encoded by the exons ATGATACTCAGGAGAAGTCTCTACTTGCTGCTCTTATCATTTAATTTCCTCCACGCATTAACTGAAG ATGGAGAGCAGGAGGATGAGACATTGTTTGACTTGTTTGAGATCAGTCACATTACCCGCAAGACATTGGGAGCCAAACAGTTTCGGGGCCAAAACTCAGATGCCCCTGCATACCGCTTCATCCGCTTTGACCACCTGCCTCCAGTCAGCCCACCTATACTAAAACAAATACTGAGACAAATCCAAAACAATGAAGGCTTTGTGTTTGTGGCCAGCATACGCCAGGACCGTGCCTCAAGGGGCACCCTGATTGGTTTGGAGGGCCCTGATGGCCGAAGGCAGTTTGAGATTGTGTCCAACGGACGGGCCAACACACTGGACCTGGTTTACTGGGTGGACGGTTCACAGAATGTGGTTTCTTTTGAGGATGTGGACTTGTCTGACTCACAGTGGAAGAATATCACACTTCATGTACATGGAGAAAATGCAAACCTGTTTGTTGGCTGCAGCCTGATAGACAGCTTCATCCTGGATGAGCCATTCTATGAGCACCTTAGGGCTGAAGGGAGCCGCATGTATGTTGCAAAGGGATCCATCCGAGAAAACCACTTCAGG GGCCTTCTGCAGAATGTGCATTTCATCTTTGACACCCCAGTGGAGGACGTCCTCCTGACCAGAGACTGCGAGGTCACAAAGCAAG ATGATGCTAATATTGTGAGTGAGAGCACAGAGATCGTGGATGTGAGTCCTTCCATCACGACCAACATTATAGGTCAGAAGACAGACGATGCGGGTGCAGAAATGTGCGAACGCTCATGCGAGGAACTTAGCACCATGTTCCAGGAGCTCAAAGGCCTCCGTGTTGTCGTCAGTAACCTCATTGACGGCTTGCAGAAAGTG ACAGAGGAGAACACTGTCATGAAGGAGGCCCTTGGGAGGATGAAGAACTCTAAAGAGAAAAACATGTGCTGGCAGGATGGCCGACTTTTTGATGATAAGGAAGACTGGGTTGTAGACAGCTGCACCAAATGTACCTGCCAG GAATCCAAGATAGTTTGCCACCAAATTACTTGCCCTCCTGTGGCCTGCGCAAGCCCCTCATTTATCGACGGCGAATGCTGCCCCGTGTGTATTC ctCAAGACAGTGATGATGGTTGGTCGCCATGGTCTGAGTGGACAGAGTGTACAGTCACCTGTGGGATAGGAACTCAGCAGAGGGGTCGGTCATGTGACGCGACCAGTAATCCCTGCACTGGAGCTTCAATCCAGACCCGCAAGTGCAGCCTGGGCAAATGTGACAGTCGTG TTCGCCAGGATGGAGGCTGGAGTTTGTGGTCTCCGTGGTCGTCCTGCTCAGTGACCTGTGGCGAGGGTCAGATCACCAGGATACGACACTGCAATGCCCCAGTGCCACAGCTGGGGGGCAACGACTGTGAGGGAAGTGGGAGAGAGACTCAACGATGCACTGCGCAACCCTGTCCCA TTGATGGTGGCTGGGGTCCTTGGTCTCCGTGGGCAACCTGTTCTGCAACATGTGGGGGCGGGATCAAAAGTCGGACGCGTGAGTGCAACAGCCCTCAACCTCAGTTTGGCGGCAACAAATGTATCGGAGAGGCCAGTGACAGTGACGGCTGTAACAACCAAGATTGCCCTATTG ATGGCTGTCTATCTAACCCATGCTTTGGTGGAGTGGATTGCAACAGCTCTCCAGATGGATCCTGGGAGTGTGGCCCATGCCCTGCTGGTTTCCGTGGAAATGGTACCCACTGTGAAGATATTAATGAG TGTGCCATGGTGTCTGATGTCTGCTACAAAGTGGGTGGAACACAGCGCTGTGTCAACACCGATCCAGGTTTCCACTGCCTGCCCTGTCCGAAGCGTTACAAGGGCACCCAGCCGTTCGGTATGGGTGTGGAAGCTGCCAAGAAGAACAAACAG gtgtgCGAGCCGGAGAATCCATGCAAAGACAAAACCCACAACTGTCACAAATATGCAGAGTGCATCTACATCAGCCACTTCAGTGACCCAATGTACAAGTGTGAGTGTAGGACTGGTTATGCTGGAGATGGATTTATCTGTGGGGAGGACTCAGACTTGGATGGATGGCCCAATCAGAACCTGGTGTGTGGTGCCAATGCCACATATCACTGCAAGAAG GACAACTGCCCCAGTCTACCCAACTCTGGACAagaagactttgacaaagacgGTCAAGGAGACGCTTGTGACAAAGATGATGATAACGATGGAATTTTAGATGAAAGG GACAACTGCCCGCTCCTTTACAATCCCCGTCAGTTTGACTTTGACAAGGATGAAGTGGGCGACCGGTGCGATAACTGCCCCTATGAGCACAACCCTGCTCAGATAGACACCGACCACAATGGAGAAGGAGACGCCTGTGCAGTGGATATTGATGGAGATG AAATTCTTAATGAAAGTGACAACTGCCCTTATGTGTACAACACTGACCAAAAAGACACAGACATGGATGGAGTCGGTGACCAGTGTGACAACTGTCCGCTGCTTCACAACCCCGACCAG ACGGATGCAGACAATGACTTAGTGGGAGATCAGTGTGACAATAATCAGGACATTGATGAAGACGGACATCAGAACAACCTGGACAACTGTCCGTATGTGGCCAATGCTAACCAGGCTGACCACGACCAGGACGGCAAAGGAGACGCCTGTGActacgacgatgatgatgatggtataCCCGATGACAAGGACAACTGCAGACTGACGCCCAACGCAGACCAGCTGGACTCTGATG GTGATGGAAGAGGCGACGCCTGCAAAGATGACTTTGACAATGACAGCATTCCAGATATTCTTGATGTGTGTCCCGAGAACAATGCCATCAGTGTCACAGACTTCAGGAAGTTCCAGATGGTCCACTTGGATCCTAAGGGGACCACTCAGATTGATCCCAACTGGGTGGTCCGCCACCAGGGCAAAGAGCTGGTTCAGACCGCCAACTCCGACCCAGGCATTGCAGTAG GTTTTGATGAGTTCAGTGCAGTGGACTTCAGCGGCACAATGTACGTTAACACAGACAGAGACGACGATTATGCAGGTTTTGTATTCGGCTACCAGTCCAGCGGACGCTTTTACGTAGTGATGTGGAAGCAGATCACACAGACGTACTGGGAGGACAAACCCTCCAAGGCCTTTGGCATCTCGGGTGTTTCACTCAAAGTCGTCAACTCGACCACTGGCACTGGAGAAAACCTCAGGAATGCGTTGTGGCACACTGGCAACACTCCTGGACAG gtGCGTACCCTGTGGCACGACCCCAAAAACATTGGTTGGAAGGATTACACCGCATACAGGTGGCATCTCATCCACAGACCAAAGACTGGGTTTATCAG GGTTGTGGTCTATGAAGGTAAACAGATTATGGCAGATTCGGGACCAGTTTATGACAAGACATTTGCAGGAGGAAGGTTAGGCCTGTTTGTCTTCTCTCAAGAGCTGGTGTTCTTCTCCGACCTCAAGTATGAGTGCAGAG ATAACTGA
- the thbs2a gene encoding thrombospondin-2 isoform X1, with protein MILRRSLYLLLLSFNFLHALTEDGEQEDETLFDLFEISHITRKTLGAKQFRGQNSDAPAYRFIRFDHLPPVSPPILKQILRQIQNNEGFVFVASIRQDRASRGTLIGLEGPDGRRQFEIVSNGRANTLDLVYWVDGSQNVVSFEDVDLSDSQWKNITLHVHGENANLFVGCSLIDSFILDEPFYEHLRAEGSRMYVAKGSIRENHFRGLLQNVHFIFDTPVEDVLLTRDCEVTKQDDANIVSESTEIVDVSPSITTNIIGQKTDDAGAEMCERSCEELSTMFQELKGLRVVVSNLIDGLQKVTEENTVMKEALGRMKNSKEKNMCWQDGRLFDDKEDWVVDSCTKCTCQESKIVCHQITCPPVACASPSFIDGECCPVCIPQDSDDGWSPWSEWTECTVTCGIGTQQRGRSCDATSNPCTGASIQTRKCSLGKCDSRVRQDGGWSLWSPWSSCSVTCGEGQITRIRHCNAPVPQLGGNDCEGSGRETQRCTAQPCPIDGGWGPWSPWATCSATCGGGIKSRTRECNSPQPQFGGNKCIGEASDSDGCNNQDCPIDGCLSNPCFGGVDCNSSPDGSWECGPCPAGFRGNGTHCEDINECAMVSDVCYKVGGTQRCVNTDPGFHCLPCPKRYKGTQPFGMGVEAAKKNKQVCEPENPCKDKTHNCHKYAECIYISHFSDPMYKCECRTGYAGDGFICGEDSDLDGWPNQNLVCGANATYHCKKDNCPSLPNSGQEDFDKDGQGDACDKDDDNDGILDERDNCPLLYNPRQFDFDKDEVGDRCDNCPYEHNPAQIDTDHNGEGDACAVDIDGDEILNESDNCPYVYNTDQKDTDMDGVGDQCDNCPLLHNPDQTDADNDLVGDQCDNNQDIDEDGHQNNLDNCPYVANANQADHDQDGKGDACDYDDDDDGIPDDKDNCRLTPNADQLDSDGDGRGDACKDDFDNDSIPDILDVCPENNAISVTDFRKFQMVHLDPKGTTQIDPNWVVRHQGKELVQTANSDPGIAVGFDEFSAVDFSGTMYVNTDRDDDYAGFVFGYQSSGRFYVVMWKQITQTYWEDKPSKAFGISGVSLKVVNSTTGTGENLRNALWHTGNTPGQVRTLWHDPKNIGWKDYTAYRWHLIHRPKTGFIRVVVYEGKQIMADSGPVYDKTFAGGRLGLFVFSQELVFFSDLKYECRDKPDLPTVSTR; from the exons ATGATACTCAGGAGAAGTCTCTACTTGCTGCTCTTATCATTTAATTTCCTCCACGCATTAACTGAAG ATGGAGAGCAGGAGGATGAGACATTGTTTGACTTGTTTGAGATCAGTCACATTACCCGCAAGACATTGGGAGCCAAACAGTTTCGGGGCCAAAACTCAGATGCCCCTGCATACCGCTTCATCCGCTTTGACCACCTGCCTCCAGTCAGCCCACCTATACTAAAACAAATACTGAGACAAATCCAAAACAATGAAGGCTTTGTGTTTGTGGCCAGCATACGCCAGGACCGTGCCTCAAGGGGCACCCTGATTGGTTTGGAGGGCCCTGATGGCCGAAGGCAGTTTGAGATTGTGTCCAACGGACGGGCCAACACACTGGACCTGGTTTACTGGGTGGACGGTTCACAGAATGTGGTTTCTTTTGAGGATGTGGACTTGTCTGACTCACAGTGGAAGAATATCACACTTCATGTACATGGAGAAAATGCAAACCTGTTTGTTGGCTGCAGCCTGATAGACAGCTTCATCCTGGATGAGCCATTCTATGAGCACCTTAGGGCTGAAGGGAGCCGCATGTATGTTGCAAAGGGATCCATCCGAGAAAACCACTTCAGG GGCCTTCTGCAGAATGTGCATTTCATCTTTGACACCCCAGTGGAGGACGTCCTCCTGACCAGAGACTGCGAGGTCACAAAGCAAG ATGATGCTAATATTGTGAGTGAGAGCACAGAGATCGTGGATGTGAGTCCTTCCATCACGACCAACATTATAGGTCAGAAGACAGACGATGCGGGTGCAGAAATGTGCGAACGCTCATGCGAGGAACTTAGCACCATGTTCCAGGAGCTCAAAGGCCTCCGTGTTGTCGTCAGTAACCTCATTGACGGCTTGCAGAAAGTG ACAGAGGAGAACACTGTCATGAAGGAGGCCCTTGGGAGGATGAAGAACTCTAAAGAGAAAAACATGTGCTGGCAGGATGGCCGACTTTTTGATGATAAGGAAGACTGGGTTGTAGACAGCTGCACCAAATGTACCTGCCAG GAATCCAAGATAGTTTGCCACCAAATTACTTGCCCTCCTGTGGCCTGCGCAAGCCCCTCATTTATCGACGGCGAATGCTGCCCCGTGTGTATTC ctCAAGACAGTGATGATGGTTGGTCGCCATGGTCTGAGTGGACAGAGTGTACAGTCACCTGTGGGATAGGAACTCAGCAGAGGGGTCGGTCATGTGACGCGACCAGTAATCCCTGCACTGGAGCTTCAATCCAGACCCGCAAGTGCAGCCTGGGCAAATGTGACAGTCGTG TTCGCCAGGATGGAGGCTGGAGTTTGTGGTCTCCGTGGTCGTCCTGCTCAGTGACCTGTGGCGAGGGTCAGATCACCAGGATACGACACTGCAATGCCCCAGTGCCACAGCTGGGGGGCAACGACTGTGAGGGAAGTGGGAGAGAGACTCAACGATGCACTGCGCAACCCTGTCCCA TTGATGGTGGCTGGGGTCCTTGGTCTCCGTGGGCAACCTGTTCTGCAACATGTGGGGGCGGGATCAAAAGTCGGACGCGTGAGTGCAACAGCCCTCAACCTCAGTTTGGCGGCAACAAATGTATCGGAGAGGCCAGTGACAGTGACGGCTGTAACAACCAAGATTGCCCTATTG ATGGCTGTCTATCTAACCCATGCTTTGGTGGAGTGGATTGCAACAGCTCTCCAGATGGATCCTGGGAGTGTGGCCCATGCCCTGCTGGTTTCCGTGGAAATGGTACCCACTGTGAAGATATTAATGAG TGTGCCATGGTGTCTGATGTCTGCTACAAAGTGGGTGGAACACAGCGCTGTGTCAACACCGATCCAGGTTTCCACTGCCTGCCCTGTCCGAAGCGTTACAAGGGCACCCAGCCGTTCGGTATGGGTGTGGAAGCTGCCAAGAAGAACAAACAG gtgtgCGAGCCGGAGAATCCATGCAAAGACAAAACCCACAACTGTCACAAATATGCAGAGTGCATCTACATCAGCCACTTCAGTGACCCAATGTACAAGTGTGAGTGTAGGACTGGTTATGCTGGAGATGGATTTATCTGTGGGGAGGACTCAGACTTGGATGGATGGCCCAATCAGAACCTGGTGTGTGGTGCCAATGCCACATATCACTGCAAGAAG GACAACTGCCCCAGTCTACCCAACTCTGGACAagaagactttgacaaagacgGTCAAGGAGACGCTTGTGACAAAGATGATGATAACGATGGAATTTTAGATGAAAGG GACAACTGCCCGCTCCTTTACAATCCCCGTCAGTTTGACTTTGACAAGGATGAAGTGGGCGACCGGTGCGATAACTGCCCCTATGAGCACAACCCTGCTCAGATAGACACCGACCACAATGGAGAAGGAGACGCCTGTGCAGTGGATATTGATGGAGATG AAATTCTTAATGAAAGTGACAACTGCCCTTATGTGTACAACACTGACCAAAAAGACACAGACATGGATGGAGTCGGTGACCAGTGTGACAACTGTCCGCTGCTTCACAACCCCGACCAG ACGGATGCAGACAATGACTTAGTGGGAGATCAGTGTGACAATAATCAGGACATTGATGAAGACGGACATCAGAACAACCTGGACAACTGTCCGTATGTGGCCAATGCTAACCAGGCTGACCACGACCAGGACGGCAAAGGAGACGCCTGTGActacgacgatgatgatgatggtataCCCGATGACAAGGACAACTGCAGACTGACGCCCAACGCAGACCAGCTGGACTCTGATG GTGATGGAAGAGGCGACGCCTGCAAAGATGACTTTGACAATGACAGCATTCCAGATATTCTTGATGTGTGTCCCGAGAACAATGCCATCAGTGTCACAGACTTCAGGAAGTTCCAGATGGTCCACTTGGATCCTAAGGGGACCACTCAGATTGATCCCAACTGGGTGGTCCGCCACCAGGGCAAAGAGCTGGTTCAGACCGCCAACTCCGACCCAGGCATTGCAGTAG GTTTTGATGAGTTCAGTGCAGTGGACTTCAGCGGCACAATGTACGTTAACACAGACAGAGACGACGATTATGCAGGTTTTGTATTCGGCTACCAGTCCAGCGGACGCTTTTACGTAGTGATGTGGAAGCAGATCACACAGACGTACTGGGAGGACAAACCCTCCAAGGCCTTTGGCATCTCGGGTGTTTCACTCAAAGTCGTCAACTCGACCACTGGCACTGGAGAAAACCTCAGGAATGCGTTGTGGCACACTGGCAACACTCCTGGACAG gtGCGTACCCTGTGGCACGACCCCAAAAACATTGGTTGGAAGGATTACACCGCATACAGGTGGCATCTCATCCACAGACCAAAGACTGGGTTTATCAG GGTTGTGGTCTATGAAGGTAAACAGATTATGGCAGATTCGGGACCAGTTTATGACAAGACATTTGCAGGAGGAAGGTTAGGCCTGTTTGTCTTCTCTCAAGAGCTGGTGTTCTTCTCCGACCTCAAGTATGAGTGCAGAG ATAAGCCGGACTTGCCAACAGTGTCCACAAG ATAA